One genomic segment of Clostridium saccharoperbutylacetonicum N1-4(HMT) includes these proteins:
- a CDS encoding TldD/PmbA family protein, with protein sequence MDFNLFKEELFKEAKNSGFEECEIYYSDAESLSINIYEGEVEKYKLNNAFGLSFRGKINDKMGYSYTEILDEEAIKTLITNAKAAALSIENDDVQFIYEGDKEYKEINSYKKELDEIKPDELISLAIEIEKECKKQCDKVVSFQGCGIGYGKSTYGIINSKGLNLQNERNSLTAYVVPIVEDNEIKYDGTGYVIAKNLGEVKPEVIAKQGLEEALSKIGGKSIPSGKYKMIINNEAMVSLLGTFSSIFNAEQVQKGLSLLKGKEGEIIASDIVTLVDDPHLEDGLGTTSFDDEGVATYKKEIITKGKLNTFLYNLKTAHKAGVKSTGNGFKSSYASIVGISATNFYIEPGKKSFDELCEEVKDGVIITDFAGLHSGASAVTGDFSLAAKGFMIEDGKKSFPVEQITVAGNFFTLLKDIEEVGSDLKFPMSSIGCPSVVVKELSVAGK encoded by the coding sequence ATGGATTTTAACTTATTTAAAGAAGAATTATTTAAAGAAGCTAAGAATTCAGGCTTTGAAGAATGTGAAATATATTATTCTGATGCTGAAAGTTTGAGTATAAATATATATGAAGGTGAAGTTGAAAAATATAAATTAAATAATGCTTTTGGATTATCCTTTAGAGGAAAAATAAATGATAAGATGGGATATTCATATACAGAGATTTTAGATGAAGAAGCAATAAAAACTCTGATTACAAATGCTAAAGCTGCAGCACTTTCTATAGAAAATGATGATGTACAATTTATATATGAAGGGGATAAGGAATACAAAGAGATAAATTCCTATAAAAAAGAATTAGATGAAATAAAACCTGATGAACTTATATCCCTTGCTATAGAAATAGAGAAGGAATGTAAAAAGCAATGTGATAAGGTAGTAAGTTTCCAAGGTTGTGGAATAGGATATGGTAAATCTACTTATGGTATCATTAATTCAAAAGGTCTTAATTTACAAAATGAAAGAAATAGCTTAACTGCATATGTTGTTCCAATAGTTGAAGACAATGAGATAAAATATGATGGGACAGGGTACGTGATAGCTAAAAATTTAGGTGAAGTAAAGCCAGAAGTTATAGCTAAACAAGGGCTTGAAGAAGCACTATCAAAAATTGGTGGAAAGAGTATTCCATCAGGAAAATATAAGATGATCATAAATAATGAAGCTATGGTATCTTTACTTGGAACTTTCTCTTCAATATTTAATGCAGAACAAGTACAAAAGGGCTTATCTTTATTAAAGGGAAAAGAAGGAGAAATTATTGCATCAGATATCGTGACTTTAGTAGATGACCCTCATTTAGAAGACGGTCTTGGAACAACTTCTTTTGATGATGAAGGTGTTGCAACTTATAAAAAAGAAATAATCACAAAAGGAAAACTAAATACTTTTTTATATAATTTAAAGACAGCACATAAAGCAGGAGTAAAGTCTACAGGAAATGGATTTAAAAGTTCTTATGCATCTATAGTTGGCATAAGTGCAACAAACTTTTATATAGAGCCAGGAAAGAAATCTTTTGATGAACTTTGTGAAGAAGTTAAAGATGGAGTTATAATAACAGATTTTGCAGGTCTTCATTCAGGGGCTAGTGCAGTTACAGGAGATTTTTCTTTGGCAGCTAAAGGGTTCATGATTGAAGATGGAAAGAAGAGTTTCCCTGTTGAGCAGATAACAGTAGCAGGTAATTTCTTCACTCTATTAAAGGATATAGAAGAAGTGGGCAGTGATTTGAAATTCCCAATGAGCAGTATAGGATGCCCATCTGTAGTTGTAAAGGAACTTTCTGTGGCAGGAAAATAG
- a CDS encoding DMT family transporter, with protein sequence MKNKLIIGNLITLFTMIIWGTTYISTKILLQNLQPMEILFYRFIIAYFILILMYPKFKKISSFKEELVFMSAGATGVTLYYLIENVALKYTLASNVGLFSAMAPILTAILSNFFIEHEDFEKKLLYGFVISIAGVFLVIFNGNFILKLNPLGDFLAILASFIWAVYSIILKKLNNKYKYNYIYITRKIFFYGVMFMIPLMFALKVNLTLEKLIIPNVLLNILFLSLIASALCFITWNIGVSYIGAVKASNYIYVVPLITTVTSIIVLKEPITNIVLIGAILILSGLYISQNGIKNPLKYLNPIIKKIKRGTI encoded by the coding sequence ATGAAAAATAAACTTATTATAGGTAATTTAATTACTTTATTTACAATGATTATTTGGGGAACTACCTACATTTCTACTAAAATACTTTTGCAGAATCTTCAGCCAATGGAGATATTATTTTATAGATTTATAATTGCTTATTTCATATTGATTCTTATGTATCCTAAATTTAAAAAGATTAGTAGTTTTAAAGAAGAGCTAGTGTTCATGAGCGCTGGAGCTACAGGAGTTACGTTATATTATTTAATTGAAAATGTAGCATTAAAATATACTCTTGCATCTAATGTAGGCTTATTTAGTGCTATGGCACCCATATTAACTGCGATATTAAGTAATTTTTTTATAGAGCATGAGGACTTTGAAAAAAAGCTATTATATGGATTTGTTATTTCAATAGCAGGTGTGTTTTTAGTTATATTTAATGGGAATTTCATTTTAAAATTAAATCCTTTAGGAGATTTTCTGGCAATATTAGCTTCATTTATTTGGGCAGTTTATTCTATAATCTTAAAAAAACTTAATAACAAATATAAGTATAATTATATATACATCACAAGAAAAATCTTTTTTTATGGAGTAATGTTTATGATACCATTAATGTTTGCATTGAAAGTAAATTTAACACTAGAAAAATTGATCATTCCAAATGTGTTACTCAATATATTATTTCTAAGCTTAATAGCTTCAGCACTATGTTTTATTACTTGGAATATAGGTGTGAGTTATATTGGTGCAGTAAAGGCTAGCAACTATATTTATGTAGTTCCACTTATAACAACTGTAACATCAATAATAGTATTAAAAGAGCCAATAACTAATATAGTTTTGATAGGAGCAATTCTTATATTATCAGGGTTATACATATCTCAAAATGGTATTAAAAATCCACTTAAGTATTTGAATCCTATCATAAAAAAGATAAAAAGGGGTACCATATAG
- a CDS encoding polysaccharide deacetylase family protein: MKFDRRNNNKMKNIKRARTTILFIIVAIFVIVGSALAAQKFSASRQAVQALDEVKDDKNQKLDSSSTQEDKNGSTETAPTKESNSGVEDVAFVEKYLNQQMKGQKPDGADGKKVAYLTFDDGPSETVTPQILDILKAENVHATFFLVGKEIDASETNKNLVKREYAEGNAIGNHTYTHDYNYLYPKNKINVNTCMSDFEKTNQSLKNVLGQDFSTRAVRFPGGQMTWEKSDPQGTVAIDKALHDKDYHQIDWNALSGDAESKAKRTAEQLTQEAIKTIGKREKVIILMHDTYGKEETAKALPGIIKYLKDQGYEFKILK, encoded by the coding sequence ATGAAGTTTGATAGAAGGAATAATAATAAAATGAAAAATATAAAAAGAGCAAGAACTACTATATTATTTATTATAGTTGCAATATTTGTAATTGTAGGTAGTGCTTTAGCAGCTCAGAAATTTTCGGCGTCAAGACAAGCCGTACAGGCACTTGATGAGGTGAAGGATGATAAAAATCAAAAATTAGACTCAAGTAGTACCCAAGAAGACAAAAATGGTTCAACTGAAACTGCACCTACAAAAGAAAGTAATTCAGGAGTTGAAGATGTTGCATTTGTAGAGAAGTACTTAAATCAGCAAATGAAAGGGCAAAAACCTGATGGAGCGGATGGAAAAAAAGTTGCATATTTAACTTTTGATGATGGACCATCAGAAACAGTAACTCCTCAAATATTGGATATCCTTAAGGCAGAAAATGTACATGCGACTTTTTTTCTTGTTGGTAAAGAAATAGATGCAAGTGAAACTAATAAAAATTTAGTTAAAAGAGAGTATGCAGAAGGAAATGCTATAGGAAATCATACTTATACACATGATTACAATTATTTGTATCCAAAGAATAAAATAAACGTAAATACTTGTATGTCTGATTTTGAAAAAACAAATCAATCTTTAAAAAATGTTTTAGGGCAAGATTTTTCAACAAGAGCTGTTAGATTCCCTGGAGGACAAATGACTTGGGAGAAAAGTGACCCTCAAGGTACAGTTGCAATAGATAAGGCTTTACATGATAAAGATTATCATCAAATTGATTGGAATGCGCTATCAGGGGATGCAGAAAGTAAAGCTAAAAGGACTGCAGAACAGTTAACTCAAGAAGCTATAAAAACTATAGGTAAAAGAGAAAAAGTTATAATATTAATGCATGATACTTATGGAAAAGAAGAAACAGCAAAGGCTTTACCAGGCATAATAAAATACTTAAAAGATCAAGGGTATGAATTTAAGATATTAAAATAG
- a CDS encoding ABC transporter ATP-binding protein, translating into MKMLEIKKLYKDYGNHIAVDGIDLKIEKGQIYGILGPNGAGKSTTIGMICGLIKKTSGEIIYEEETNKIRKWKENIGIVPQDFAVYWDLTAEDNISFFCSLYGFKGEELIKRTNRTLDFVGLTEVKNKKASEFSGGMKRRLNIGCAIAHSPKLIIMDEPTVGIDPQSRNHILESVKRLREEGATIIYTSHYMQEVDDICDRIAVIDNGHIIAEGTSEELKELIQNKNNLIVSVAKRIDGLEEKLKEITGVEKVIFLDNEYKISTLKSSNLITSIVAAISENGGDIKNIINEEPSLETVFLALTGKNLRES; encoded by the coding sequence GTGAAAATGCTAGAAATAAAGAAACTTTACAAAGATTATGGAAATCATATAGCTGTTGATGGAATAGATTTAAAAATTGAAAAAGGGCAAATTTATGGAATCCTTGGACCTAATGGAGCTGGAAAGAGTACAACCATAGGGATGATATGTGGGCTTATTAAAAAGACTTCAGGGGAGATAATCTATGAAGAAGAGACAAATAAAATAAGAAAATGGAAAGAAAATATAGGAATAGTTCCTCAAGATTTTGCAGTATATTGGGATTTGACAGCTGAAGATAATATTAGTTTTTTCTGCTCTTTATATGGATTTAAAGGGGAAGAACTTATAAAAAGAACTAATAGAACTTTAGATTTTGTTGGCCTTACAGAGGTGAAAAATAAAAAGGCATCAGAATTTTCGGGTGGTATGAAGCGAAGACTTAATATTGGATGTGCAATAGCTCATTCACCTAAACTCATAATTATGGATGAACCAACTGTTGGTATAGATCCACAATCTAGGAATCATATTTTAGAGTCAGTTAAAAGACTTAGGGAAGAGGGAGCAACAATAATATATACTTCTCACTATATGCAGGAGGTTGATGATATTTGTGATAGGATTGCGGTAATTGATAATGGTCATATTATTGCAGAAGGGACAAGTGAAGAACTTAAAGAATTAATTCAAAATAAAAATAATTTAATTGTAAGTGTTGCTAAAAGGATTGATGGATTAGAAGAGAAACTTAAAGAAATTACTGGGGTTGAAAAAGTGATTTTTTTAGATAATGAATATAAGATTTCAACATTGAAGAGTAGTAATTTAATCACGAGTATAGTAGCTGCTATTTCTGAGAATGGTGGAGATATAAAGAATATTATTAATGAAGAACCTAGTCTTGAAACAGTATTCTTAGCATTGACTGGGAAAAACCTTAGGGAAAGTTAG
- a CDS encoding response regulator transcription factor, producing MSIKILICDDDSLIRESLKILLPIKGDIEVVGEASNGREAIQFCLENHVDVALIDIRMPEVNGVEAVQEIAKNTKVKCLILTTFDEEEYINEALLNGAKGYILKNSSPEQIVNSIISVYNNTIVMNENILDKIHGMETEPEFKNYEFTDREKEIIKAISEGLSNREISNKLFISEGTIKNYITAILDKTSLEHRTALAVNYLKGNL from the coding sequence ATGAGTATTAAAATATTAATATGTGATGATGACAGTTTAATTAGAGAAAGTTTAAAAATACTTTTACCCATTAAAGGGGATATAGAAGTGGTTGGGGAGGCTTCAAATGGTAGAGAAGCTATTCAATTTTGTTTAGAAAATCATGTGGATGTAGCATTAATTGATATAAGAATGCCAGAAGTTAATGGTGTTGAAGCTGTTCAGGAAATTGCAAAAAATACTAAAGTTAAATGTTTAATATTAACTACATTTGATGAAGAAGAATATATAAATGAAGCACTCTTAAATGGGGCAAAAGGATACATATTAAAGAATTCTTCGCCAGAGCAGATAGTGAATTCTATAATTTCAGTATATAATAACACAATTGTTATGAATGAAAATATTTTGGACAAGATTCATGGGATGGAGACAGAGCCTGAATTTAAGAATTATGAATTTACAGACAGAGAAAAAGAAATAATAAAAGCTATAAGCGAAGGTCTAAGTAATAGGGAAATCAGTAATAAATTATTTATTTCAGAGGGTACAATAAAAAATTACATTACAGCAATTTTAGATAAAACAAGTCTTGAACATAGAACGGCATTGGCGGTTAATTATTTAAAGGGAAATTTGTGA
- a CDS encoding helix-turn-helix domain-containing protein yields the protein MRKEIRSVYFDTDLNIEAYSLKGIVQKFPNHFHDYYVIGFIESGKRHLSCKNKSYNIGPGDVTIFNPNDNHTCEQIDNWPLDYRSINIKLDIMKKVVYEITNKDYVPYFTENVLFNSDLINSLGELHRMIVKEEKEFKKEEIFFFVMEQLISEYSDCSRVTNLQESNMQINAICEFLEDNYTRNITLNELSNLTGISKYHLLRSFAKQKGISPYSYLEAIRINEAKKFLEKGFSPVEVALKTGFTDQSHFTNFFKKFIGITPKQYMKIFLVKDEEQLNEK from the coding sequence ATGCGAAAAGAAATTCGAAGTGTATATTTTGATACTGATTTAAATATAGAAGCATATAGTTTAAAGGGAATTGTACAAAAGTTTCCTAATCATTTTCATGATTATTATGTAATTGGCTTTATTGAAAGTGGAAAGCGCCATTTATCTTGCAAAAATAAGTCGTATAATATTGGACCAGGTGATGTGACTATATTTAATCCTAATGATAATCATACTTGTGAACAAATTGACAATTGGCCATTAGATTATCGTAGTATAAACATCAAGTTAGATATAATGAAAAAAGTTGTATATGAGATAACAAACAAAGATTATGTGCCTTACTTTACAGAGAATGTATTGTTTAATAGTGATCTTATAAATTCATTAGGGGAGTTGCATCGTATGATAGTGAAGGAAGAAAAAGAGTTTAAGAAAGAAGAAATTTTTTTCTTTGTCATGGAGCAATTGATAAGTGAATATTCAGATTGCAGCAGAGTCACTAATCTACAAGAGTCAAATATGCAAATAAATGCAATATGTGAATTTTTAGAGGATAATTATACAAGAAATATTACCCTAAATGAGTTAAGTAATTTAACTGGAATTAGTAAATATCATCTATTACGCTCTTTTGCAAAACAAAAAGGCATATCTCCATACAGTTATCTTGAAGCAATTCGTATTAATGAAGCAAAAAAATTTTTAGAGAAGGGCTTTTCACCAGTAGAGGTAGCTCTTAAAACAGGATTTACAGATCAAAGCCACTTCACTAATTTCTTTAAAAAATTCATTGGAATTACACCAAAGCAATATATGAAAATATTTTTAGTTAAAGATGAGGAGCAGTTAAATGAAAAATAA
- a CDS encoding M13 family metallopeptidase, protein MERRALKKILTILMAFIMSILLPLSDIAYAYNLNLNLTSVQNDRKVEIIRDTRVQDDFYNAVNKEWLANTVLEEGCISYGTFEEVCGKVNQDILNIILEIQRNKDKYEKNSDEIKVINLFNNYLNINKRNELGIKPLEKYINKIDEIKDIEALKCILGDNEFSYFQPLINLSVGPDYKDSSKNVLYISNSNLGLGNSLYYKDTSRKSNEVKQVYVDYVIKLHNLCGENLIEAKKHADIFYEIEKGLAQKIPSYEEEARDENRIEKSYNVYTLKKLEKLMPNINFSQLLSQLSINKPDKIIVENPEQLKLVNALFTQENLENMKSYLKTNILLSTDNFLTSAHREASNKLRQIFYGAEITDLNEFYGVKFVNNQLNEIISKLYVNRYFDKESKVNVENMAREIIKNFENRLQNNSWMSKRTKEKAIKKLENINVKIGYPDKWNDYSNIQINSYDDGGTLVENILNVYVEQSKQQFSKLNQPVNKNEWHMGACTVNAYYNALNNEIVFPAGILQAPFYDKNANKEKNLGGIGAVIGHELTHAFDNTGSQFDDTGRLKKWWSEKDYKEFTNRSKKVVEYYSNIKICDEKCVNGFLTVGENISDLGGIACVLDIAKRNEDPKLKELFENYATIWREVSTKELKEYLLNNDPHAPKKVRVNVVLSQFEDFYKTYNIKEGDKMYVKPEDRVGIW, encoded by the coding sequence ATGGAAAGAAGAGCACTAAAGAAAATCTTAACAATATTAATGGCATTTATTATGAGTATATTACTGCCTTTAAGCGATATTGCGTATGCATATAACTTGAATTTAAACTTAACAAGTGTACAAAATGATAGAAAAGTTGAAATAATTAGAGATACAAGAGTACAGGATGATTTTTATAATGCAGTAAATAAAGAATGGTTAGCTAATACAGTACTCGAAGAAGGATGCATTTCTTATGGAACATTTGAAGAAGTTTGTGGAAAAGTAAATCAAGATATTCTTAACATAATATTAGAAATTCAAAGAAATAAGGATAAGTATGAGAAAAATAGCGATGAAATTAAAGTTATAAATTTGTTTAATAATTATTTGAATATAAATAAAAGAAATGAATTAGGAATAAAACCTCTAGAAAAATATATTAATAAAATTGATGAAATAAAAGATATAGAGGCATTGAAGTGTATTTTAGGAGATAATGAATTTTCATATTTTCAGCCATTAATTAATTTAAGTGTTGGCCCAGATTATAAGGATAGCAGTAAAAACGTATTGTATATATCTAATAGTAATCTTGGGTTAGGAAATTCACTCTATTATAAAGATACCAGCAGAAAAAGCAATGAAGTAAAACAAGTTTATGTGGATTATGTGATTAAATTGCATAATTTATGTGGAGAAAATTTAATTGAAGCTAAAAAACATGCAGATATCTTTTATGAAATTGAAAAAGGGCTTGCACAAAAGATACCATCATACGAAGAAGAAGCTAGAGACGAAAATAGAATAGAAAAATCATATAATGTATATACTCTTAAAAAATTGGAAAAGTTGATGCCTAATATTAATTTTTCACAATTGTTATCTCAATTAAGTATAAATAAACCTGACAAGATAATAGTTGAAAATCCAGAGCAGCTAAAATTAGTAAATGCACTTTTTACACAAGAAAATCTAGAAAATATGAAAAGTTATTTAAAGACTAATATATTGTTAAGTACAGACAATTTTTTAACTTCTGCACACAGAGAGGCAAGTAATAAATTAAGACAAATATTTTATGGTGCTGAGATTACAGATTTAAATGAGTTTTATGGTGTTAAGTTTGTAAATAATCAATTAAATGAAATTATTAGTAAGCTATATGTAAATAGATATTTTGATAAAGAATCTAAAGTTAATGTAGAAAATATGGCAAGAGAAATAATAAAGAATTTTGAAAATAGATTACAAAATAATTCATGGATGAGCAAAAGAACAAAAGAAAAGGCAATAAAGAAATTAGAAAATATAAACGTTAAGATAGGATATCCAGATAAGTGGAATGATTATAGTAATATACAAATAAATTCTTATGACGATGGAGGAACCTTAGTTGAAAATATATTAAATGTTTATGTTGAACAAAGTAAACAACAATTTTCTAAATTAAATCAGCCCGTCAATAAAAATGAATGGCATATGGGTGCGTGTACAGTGAATGCATATTATAATGCTTTAAATAATGAAATAGTATTCCCAGCAGGAATATTACAAGCTCCATTTTACGATAAGAATGCAAATAAAGAAAAAAACCTTGGTGGTATTGGTGCTGTTATTGGTCATGAACTTACTCATGCTTTTGATAATACAGGATCACAATTCGATGATACAGGCAGGTTGAAAAAATGGTGGAGTGAGAAAGATTATAAAGAATTTACTAATAGAAGTAAAAAAGTTGTGGAGTATTATTCAAATATAAAAATCTGTGATGAAAAATGTGTAAATGGATTTTTAACTGTTGGTGAAAATATAAGCGATTTAGGAGGAATAGCTTGTGTATTAGATATTGCTAAGAGAAATGAAGATCCTAAATTGAAGGAGTTATTTGAAAACTACGCGACAATTTGGAGGGAAGTATCAACAAAAGAATTAAAAGAATACCTATTAAATAATGATCCACACGCACCTAAAAAAGTTAGAGTAAATGTTGTGTTATCACAATTTGAAGATTTTTATAAAACTTATAACATAAAAGAAGGAGATAAAATGTATGTAAAACCAGAAGATAGGGTAGGAATATGGTAA
- a CDS encoding sensor histidine kinase, whose product MNKNISILMFIMSLIGILYNMFFVSDAVSVIIRITCIIGILILEFLNYSFKINEKNINFLQLIGILIFLKLGYYELNFFLPIILFKILNKKINILVSIGISSAIIFYIFKENVFYMITYAVVVNLYLFELKKQNEDKEKIKEFDREQRYEHHLMENKIRNLERYLEQNNVVTSLRERNFMAQKLHDHLGHRITSSIMQLEVTKETLGKNNELAYKYLTTSMTNLREGMDEIREVLRKVKPRDKVIGIENIKEQLLKFEYSTGVKTSLIIEGDTSRFTLKLWMVIQDNLSEALTNAAKYSTGDEIKLSIYIYNKIVRIEFRDNGKGYKTLNKGLGLRGIDERIQNLRGRVEYYNDNGFVINAVLNLEDKQ is encoded by the coding sequence ATGAACAAGAACATTTCAATACTTATGTTTATAATGTCATTAATAGGTATACTATACAATATGTTTTTTGTTTCAGATGCTGTTAGTGTGATTATTAGGATAACTTGCATTATAGGAATATTAATTCTTGAATTTTTGAATTATTCTTTTAAGATAAATGAAAAGAACATTAATTTTCTTCAACTTATTGGTATTTTAATTTTTTTAAAGTTAGGGTATTATGAGTTAAATTTCTTTTTGCCAATAATATTGTTTAAAATATTAAATAAGAAGATAAATATATTAGTTAGTATAGGAATTAGTAGTGCAATAATTTTTTACATTTTTAAAGAAAATGTATTTTATATGATAACTTATGCTGTAGTTGTAAATTTGTATTTATTTGAATTAAAGAAACAAAATGAAGATAAAGAAAAAATTAAAGAATTTGATAGAGAACAAAGATATGAACATCACTTAATGGAGAATAAAATTAGAAATCTAGAACGGTATTTAGAGCAGAATAATGTTGTTACCAGTTTAAGAGAGAGAAATTTTATGGCTCAAAAGCTTCATGATCATTTAGGGCATAGAATAACAAGTTCAATTATGCAGTTAGAAGTGACAAAAGAAACCTTAGGTAAAAATAATGAACTTGCATATAAATATCTAACAACTTCTATGACGAATCTTAGAGAAGGAATGGATGAAATAAGGGAAGTATTGAGGAAGGTAAAGCCAAGGGATAAAGTAATAGGAATTGAAAATATTAAAGAACAATTATTAAAATTTGAATATAGTACAGGAGTAAAAACATCTTTAATTATTGAAGGTGATACAAGTAGGTTTACTTTAAAATTGTGGATGGTGATACAGGATAATCTTAGTGAAGCATTAACCAATGCTGCAAAATACTCTACAGGGGATGAAATTAAACTATCTATTTACATATATAATAAAATAGTTAGGATAGAATTCAGAGATAATGGAAAAGGATATAAGACATTAAATAAAGGACTTGGGCTTAGAGGAATTGATGAAAGAATTCAAAACCTTAGAGGAAGAGTAGAATATTATAATGATAATGGATTTGTAATAAATGCAGTTTTGAATCTGGAGGATAAGCAATGA
- a CDS encoding DUF350 domain-containing protein: MNNVLNNIVLSIIFGLIGILLLVFGYWFFDKVLTKVDFNHELREKNIAVAIVIAGFMISIGIIIAAVVF; this comes from the coding sequence ATGAATAATGTATTGAATAATATTGTATTAAGCATCATATTTGGATTAATCGGCATTTTACTTTTAGTTTTTGGTTATTGGTTTTTTGATAAGGTCTTAACCAAAGTTGATTTTAATCATGAACTAAGAGAAAAAAATATTGCAGTGGCTATTGTTATAGCTGGATTTATGATTTCAATTGGAATTATAATTGCTGCAGTAGTATTTTAA
- a CDS encoding TldD/PmbA family protein: protein MLSRSVAQEVLEKCLVTGGDFAELFEDDSVNNSIVLVDGRVDDAIGGRSYGIGIRIFKGLNSVYAYTNNNSLNSLLDTAYRAALALGEVKENNGLSIVLNEKKIETIHPILYYPKDVAYDKKIAILKKAYKGAKEFNTDISQVIANYSDKDQNILIANTEGLYIADRRIRTRLGVSAIASKGNENQTGFEGPGRHMGIEMFDNIDPEYHGREAARVAHTMLHAKNCPAGNMTVVIDNGFGGVIFHEACGHSLEASAVAKGNSVFANKLGEQIASTKVTAIDDGTMPNAWGSLNIDDEGNKTRKNILIENGILKGYMIDKLNGRRMNMEATGSSRRQSYKFQPTSRMTNTYIAAGNDNPADIIKSVEDGLYAKKLGGGSVNPVTGEFNFAVQEGYLVKNGEIQEPVRGASLIGKGSQVLMDIDMVGNNLEVAQGMCGSSSGSIPTNVGQPMIRVKKMTVGGR, encoded by the coding sequence ATGTTATCAAGAAGTGTTGCCCAAGAGGTATTAGAAAAATGTCTAGTAACTGGAGGAGATTTTGCTGAATTATTTGAAGATGATTCAGTTAATAATTCTATAGTTCTAGTTGATGGAAGAGTTGATGATGCAATAGGTGGCAGAAGTTATGGAATAGGAATTAGAATATTTAAGGGATTAAATAGTGTATATGCATATACAAACAATAATAGTTTAAATAGCCTTTTAGATACTGCATATAGAGCAGCTTTAGCCTTAGGAGAAGTAAAAGAAAACAATGGGCTTTCAATTGTTTTAAATGAAAAGAAAATAGAAACTATACATCCAATCCTATATTACCCAAAGGATGTAGCTTATGATAAGAAAATAGCTATATTAAAAAAGGCCTATAAAGGTGCAAAGGAATTTAACACTGATATTTCACAAGTTATTGCAAATTATTCTGATAAAGATCAAAATATTTTAATTGCAAATACTGAGGGGTTATATATTGCAGATAGGAGAATCCGAACAAGACTTGGTGTAAGTGCAATTGCATCAAAAGGAAATGAAAATCAAACTGGTTTTGAAGGACCAGGAAGACATATGGGGATTGAAATGTTTGATAACATAGATCCAGAATATCACGGTAGAGAAGCAGCAAGAGTGGCTCATACTATGTTACATGCTAAGAATTGCCCGGCTGGTAATATGACTGTTGTAATTGATAATGGATTTGGTGGTGTTATATTCCACGAAGCTTGTGGTCACTCTTTAGAAGCAAGCGCTGTAGCTAAAGGAAATTCGGTTTTTGCTAATAAATTAGGAGAGCAGATTGCATCTACTAAAGTTACCGCAATAGATGATGGTACAATGCCAAATGCTTGGGGATCATTAAACATTGATGATGAAGGAAATAAGACTCGAAAGAATATCTTAATTGAAAATGGTATTTTAAAGGGTTATATGATTGATAAGCTTAATGGTAGACGTATGAACATGGAGGCAACAGGTAGTTCAAGAAGGCAAAGCTATAAATTCCAGCCAACTTCAAGAATGACCAATACTTATATAGCAGCTGGTAATGATAATCCGGCAGATATTATTAAATCTGTTGAAGATGGATTATATGCTAAAAAGTTAGGTGGAGGATCTGTTAATCCTGTTACTGGTGAATTTAACTTTGCTGTTCAAGAAGGCTATTTAGTTAAAAATGGTGAAATTCAAGAGCCTGTAAGAGGAGCAAGTCTTATCGGTAAAGGAAGTCAAGTTCTTATGGATATTGATATGGTTGGAAATAATTTAGAGGTGGCTCAAGGGATGTGTGGATCATCCTCTGGAAGTATTCCTACTAATGTAGGTCAGCCTATGATTAGAGTTAAGAAAATGACAGTAGGAGGTAGATAG